In the genome of Salipiger profundus, the window CCGGATCACCCCCCTCGATACGTGCCGGCCATTCCGGATTGCGTTCCCGCATGGAGGGCGTCGGCGCCCAACTGGGGTTTTTGCGTTTTTCCACCACTTCAGTGTAACCGCGTTTGGTGAGTTCGTCGGTCAGCGGAACGGATGTCGGGTAAATCCGCATCTCGCCGTCCGCTGTCCAGTGCTGTAGCGCCATCGTCACGGTGTCTGAGATGATGATCCCTTTGCCGAGCGTGTCGAAATGGTCTTGCCAGTCATGAACTCGGAAAGAAGAAATGTTGCGGCGAATGGTTTCGGCTCGAACCACGCTTGGTGCAACCAAAGCGACAGCCGCATACCCCAACAGGCTTCATCGATTGATCTTGTTGTTTCGCGATGTCGTCATGACACAC includes:
- a CDS encoding L,D-transpeptidase, with translation MLGYAAVALVAPSVVRAETIRRNISSFRVHDWQDHFDTLGKGIIISDTVTMALQHWTADGEMRIYPTSVPLTDELTKRGYTEVVEKRKNPSWAPTPSMRERNPEWPARIEGGDPDNPLGTRALYLSWQYYRIHGTQDTRKIGRRSSNGCIGLFNEQIEEVYERAPVGTQVKLI